The proteins below come from a single Candidatus Eisenbacteria bacterium genomic window:
- a CDS encoding S8 family serine peptidase — protein MNRALLSILVAATLFSSSAFAAAPDAAAEPWREVAKSDPVLSERLVDLAAERGDAPLKAWVFFTDKGITDAGAFGRALSVAERALTGKAMLRRQKTQRGGFLVGHHDLPVIRAYVEQVLATGARQRALSRYLNGVSVEAPIETLRSIAALPFVRAVTPVRAGTREPARPDRPIREKPRGKTEKQFYNLNYGSSLHQLEMMQVPELHDRGLDGSGVRICMLDSGFKRTHESLLSVNVIAERDFINDDGNTAPEAGDPSNQHSHGTTILSLIAGYRPGDLIGPAYNAEYLLGKTEDMSQEEPIEEDWWVEGIEWADSMGADLVSSSLGYNDWYAYEDMDGNTATTTVAADLAAWNGILVCVSAGNEGSGSWTYVTAPADADSVITVGAVWSDTIIASFSSRGPTYDDRIKPTLVAQGVYDYSASAYEDDAYGDCHGTSCSTPILAGAAALLLQANPSWNNMDLIETLKSTATQSASPDTAMGWGLIQVAAALDQITAVQNERDLIGWAGVPTPPVSRLAIAAAPNPFNPKVTLRITMSRAAVLSVRVFDARGSLVDTLYHDVTSAGETRIVWDGKDTRGRDVPSGVYFAHAVSEGSRTTEKLNLVR, from the coding sequence ATGAACCGCGCGCTATTATCGATTCTCGTCGCGGCGACGCTTTTCAGCTCCTCCGCTTTCGCCGCCGCTCCGGACGCCGCCGCCGAGCCGTGGCGGGAGGTCGCGAAGAGCGACCCCGTGCTCTCGGAGCGGCTGGTCGATCTCGCCGCCGAAAGGGGAGACGCCCCGCTCAAGGCATGGGTTTTCTTCACGGACAAAGGAATAACCGACGCGGGCGCCTTCGGGCGCGCCCTCTCCGTCGCCGAGCGCGCCCTGACCGGCAAGGCGATGCTCCGTCGCCAGAAGACGCAGCGCGGCGGCTTCCTCGTCGGCCACCACGACCTCCCGGTGATCCGCGCATACGTCGAGCAGGTCCTCGCCACCGGCGCCCGGCAACGCGCTCTGTCCCGCTACCTGAACGGGGTGAGCGTGGAAGCCCCGATCGAGACGCTCCGATCGATCGCCGCCCTCCCCTTCGTGCGCGCCGTGACGCCGGTACGCGCCGGGACCCGCGAACCCGCCCGGCCGGACCGTCCGATCCGGGAGAAGCCGCGCGGAAAAACGGAAAAACAGTTTTACAATCTAAACTACGGCTCCTCGCTCCACCAGCTCGAGATGATGCAGGTGCCGGAGCTGCACGACCGGGGATTGGACGGCTCGGGCGTCCGCATCTGCATGCTCGACAGCGGGTTCAAGCGCACGCATGAGTCCCTTCTTTCCGTGAACGTGATCGCCGAGAGGGACTTCATCAACGACGACGGCAACACCGCTCCCGAGGCGGGCGATCCCTCCAACCAGCACAGCCACGGCACCACGATCCTCTCGCTCATCGCCGGTTACAGGCCGGGCGATCTGATCGGCCCCGCCTACAACGCCGAGTATCTGCTCGGCAAGACGGAGGACATGAGCCAGGAAGAGCCGATCGAGGAGGACTGGTGGGTCGAGGGGATCGAGTGGGCGGACAGCATGGGCGCCGACCTCGTCTCTTCCTCCCTCGGGTACAATGACTGGTATGCCTACGAGGACATGGACGGGAACACAGCGACCACGACCGTCGCCGCCGACCTGGCCGCCTGGAACGGGATCCTGGTCTGCGTCTCCGCGGGGAATGAGGGGAGCGGCTCCTGGACCTACGTCACCGCCCCGGCCGACGCGGACTCGGTGATCACCGTCGGCGCGGTCTGGTCCGACACGATCATCGCCTCTTTCAGCTCCCGCGGACCGACTTACGACGACCGAATCAAGCCGACGCTGGTCGCCCAGGGTGTTTACGACTATTCCGCCAGCGCCTACGAAGACGACGCTTACGGCGACTGCCACGGCACCTCCTGCTCCACGCCGATCTTGGCGGGGGCGGCGGCGCTTCTTCTGCAGGCGAATCCTTCCTGGAACAACATGGACCTGATCGAGACGTTGAAGTCCACGGCCACTCAATCCGCGTCGCCGGACACCGCGATGGGCTGGGGGCTGATCCAGGTCGCGGCCGCCCTCGACCAAATCACCGCCGTGCAGAACGAGAGGGATCTGATCGGCTGGGCGGGCGTTCCCACGCCCCCGGTGAGCCGGCTCGCCATCGCCGCCGCGCCCAATCCCTTCAACCCAAAAGTAACACTCCGGATCACCATGTCGCGGGCCGCCGTTCTCTCGGTCCGCGTGTTCGACGCCCGCGGATCCTTGGTGGACACCCTCTACCATGACGTGACGTCCGCCGGAGAAACCCGGATCGTTTGGGACGGAAAGGACACCCGCGGCCGCGACGTCCCG
- a CDS encoding nucleotidyltransferase family protein, whose product MNETAPTAGRDGPLAAVILAAGRSSRMGRMKALLPLSGSTVLGLAIRACRDGGFGPIHVVVGHRAAEVAPAAGAGVKIVENSRYDEGQLTSLQAGIRSLPANVAGALVSPVDHPLVTGRETALLAAAFRGERERRRIFVPFFAGREGRPYLVDRALFPLFLELPAGAPGRRVVWDHPDWVRPVDVESDAVLIDIDTPGDYERVRARLSSPPPPPQTPGALDPS is encoded by the coding sequence ATGAACGAAACAGCCCCAACCGCCGGCCGCGACGGTCCGCTCGCCGCGGTGATCCTCGCCGCCGGCCGATCGAGCCGCATGGGCCGGATGAAGGCGCTCCTCCCCTTGAGCGGTTCCACCGTGCTCGGTCTGGCGATACGCGCCTGCCGGGACGGAGGGTTCGGTCCGATTCACGTCGTGGTCGGCCACCGCGCCGCCGAGGTCGCCCCCGCCGCGGGCGCCGGCGTGAAGATCGTCGAGAATTCGCGCTACGACGAGGGGCAGCTCACCTCCCTCCAAGCGGGGATCCGCTCCCTCCCGGCGAATGTCGCCGGCGCACTGGTCTCCCCCGTCGACCATCCCCTCGTGACCGGCCGGGAGACGGCCCTTCTCGCCGCCGCCTTCCGCGGCGAACGGGAAAGGCGCCGCATCTTCGTCCCCTTCTTCGCCGGGCGGGAGGGCCGCCCCTATCTCGTCGACCGCGCCCTCTTCCCTCTCTTCCTGGAACTCCCCGCGGGCGCGCCGGGGAGGCGCGTCGTGTGGGACCATCCGGATTGGGTCCGGCCCGTCGACGTGGAGAGCGACGCCGTCCTCATCGACATCGACACGCCCGGAGACTATGAGCGTGTCCGCGCCAGACTTTCTTCTCCGCCCCCACCGCCCCAAACGCCCGGCGCCCTTGATCCCTCGTAA